CTTGCCTTTATATTATTAAATCGGAATGTCACAATGGCACACTAACTGCATACGGAATATATGCCACCTTCGTTCTGGGCCATTGTGCATATGTTTGAACAGTGACATGCATCTCTACAAAGCCTGGGATAAACAAGATTAGAGGGCTTACTGAGCCCACTTGTGTGTGAGAGAAAtagggagagggagggagagagagagagagagagactgaaggGGGTTCTACAAGTAACAAAATCTTTGGCTCTGGGAAAATGCCATTGCTTTACAGCCTTACAGGAATGCTTGCGACTATCTTCCCAATGAGATTACAATATACCCTACTCCAGATAACAAAAAGAAACGGGAGGCATCTACGTTAATCAACGACATCAAAACCATCTCAGAGATAACATACAATTTTGTGGCAAAATGATACGGCCATCGTCACTTGTGTACTCCAATGGATACGGATTGGCCCTGACATCATAATGTTTGAATTTGACCCCCATAGCCATAATTCTTCAAAAGCACTTCGTCTTGCCGCCAATTCTCTTTAACCTTCACCACAACCTGTTTAAAGCATGAATAATAGTCCTGTAAGGCGCATATTTTCTATATATGACATGACGAATGAAGTAAAAGTGAGGAGATAATGCAGCAGCTAAACTGCCCACAGTGATTGAATGCATTAAGCGCAGGACAATGGCCAATTAAAGGATAAAGTTAACATAGTTTGTGCACAAAGATTGTTCATGGTGTAACTTGGCACCTCTAGGAAGACTTTCTTCTGCAAGAAATTTTCTATGTCGAGCCGCGCAGCTGTTGCAAGTAGTTTCAGAGCTCTCCCTTCCTACGAAATTATTCAGGGCACAAAATCAGCATACGAGCTATCTCTTCCTACAGTGATGGCACATGAAAGCTCTGTGGCTTTGTGTGATACATACCTTTACAACCCATATTAAATCTTTGATcaagaaaataaatgataaattaatttgaatataaTTTACACGTCCTTTTGCAAGCATTTGCACTTGAAAATTTCATCTTCCAGCTTATTATTTCATAATTGCTAAAAAAAGCAGACACAGTATTGCAACTGAAGATTACTTACTTTTCCAATAACAATGATCTTCTGTGAGTTTTTTTCAACGACAATTTCCACTTGTATAAAATCCTTCGCCATTGGCCTAGTTTTGTAGCTCACGACATTCACCTGGAGAAAAGAAACTATAAATATTATCATTTTATTCTGTTTCTTTCTAGGGATAAGATACCATTCTTCACAAGCCAAACCTTTTGAGCTTCTATACTACATACCTGACATGAATAAGGAATCTCTTTGCGGTACTGCATAAAGATCTTTTCTCGAACAATTTCGGATACAAAGAATCTTTCTGGGTGCTCACTGACAATGTCCTGAGGACTCATAGGGAATAAAGATAAGTATTTCCATAATGAAAATAGCACTTGTGGATATTCTTGACATCTAAATATACACTTTGAATAAGCATACGGAAGATGGATTTTTACTCCTGCTTAAAAAGAACTAACTTTCAAAAGTTCTACACTGATATAGTTTTCTTCTTTGGGATGGAAAGCATTGTGAAACTAATGCCAGAAAACCTACAACTGaagctattttcttttattaattctATGTTCCCTTAGAATGGAGGTCTGATTGTATAGATAGTCTTATGACATTCATAACCATTTTGCAATTTCGACACAACTTGTGATGGTTGGGATAAGGCAAGAATAGAACATTCGCAACCATAAAATAGGAACACCATTAAGAAATTCAGTttcaaaagaaaggaaaggcAACCATGAGTCTATAACATGAAATTCCAAGTACCTTCGGATAATATGCTGGCCCAAAAGGAAGTTTTGATAAAATCCATTGCTTGACGTCTTCCACTCCCTGTCCAAGTTTGGCACTCACGGGTATGACCTCATCAACGTTTGTAAATTTCTCATACCACTGTAAAAGATGTAATTCTTATTTAGGCTCAACAGGAAGCTTAAACAACAAGATCCAGAATTACGTGTGTAGTTAGTTATACACGTAAACAAATACTGACCTCTAGTTTCTTTGCAATTTCACCAGGTTTAATCAAATCCTTCTTATTCATAACCAACAAAATGGGTGGCAAGCTTTCCGTCAGGTTACCCATGCCTTCTTCCAGCACTTCATCAATCTAGAAATGAGAAAACGATCTAAGGACAAGATGGTAAAGTTTCATAGGTAAATCCTACAAATGAAGAAGCATACTTTTTCAGGCACTTTACATGCATCAACAAGAACAACTACACAATCCGCATTAACCGCAGCACTGCGAacattcttcatcatcatcgaATCCAACTTGTGCATTCTCTTCTCCATAACACCCGGTGTGTCATAAAGTATCATCTGCAAACAAATCAATGTCAGAGCC
Above is a window of Malus sylvestris chromosome 15, drMalSylv7.2, whole genome shotgun sequence DNA encoding:
- the LOC126604779 gene encoding GTPase ERA-like, chloroplastic, yielding MELVLHMSAIPPRENPLTHYRHSKFLATQDHHTSLFAHFSINPQFQSKYRRNWTPKLAYAATNQRFGITEQEQAHEEEEDAEEEEEEEYDFSEDESSLLSLSEKPDRNMALLDEYEMEELEDAADPNHRSGYVAVLGKPNVGKSTLSNQMVGQKLSIVTDKPQTTRHRILGICSGTDYQMILYDTPGVMEKRMHKLDSMMMKNVRSAAVNADCVVVLVDACKVPEKIDEVLEEGMGNLTESLPPILLVMNKKDLIKPGEIAKKLEWYEKFTNVDEVIPVSAKLGQGVEDVKQWILSKLPFGPAYYPKDIVSEHPERFFVSEIVREKIFMQYRKEIPYSCQVNVVSYKTRPMAKDFIQVEIVVEKNSQKIIVIGKEGRALKLLATAARLDIENFLQKKVFLEVVVKVKENWRQDEVLLKNYGYGGQIQTL